Proteins encoded together in one Planctomyces sp. SH-PL14 window:
- a CDS encoding FG-GAP repeat domain-containing protein — protein MPPRAALSLLFRNLRTPTLVAFALTGLSVSRADEAWKKHVVHEGLHNTTVVAADYTGDGKVDVIFNAAGKTRLLVAPDWRETIVDETPDHGAIHSETFDIDRDGDPDYIGARYDPGLIFWLENPGGAPAGSWKSRTVDDQIHGIHGVLVGDVDGDGRLDLIANSGQPKPPFANSVAWFRVPADPRTAERWERTIAADGDAPGLSHYLGLGDVTGDRRKEIFTAAKGGPQAVPGTGEWFAFWEQPRDPMQRGWKKTMVAANQPGATNLHPADVNGDGKVDILASRGHGVGLVWYEAPGWRAHEFDTELRSPHCLAVVDLDLDGDVDAATCAYESKIAAWFENDGTGQFRRHVLDRDQCAYDLRAVDMDVDGDLDILLAGQLSKNVVWYENPKR, from the coding sequence ATGCCCCCGCGCGCTGCTCTTTCTCTTCTCTTCCGCAATCTGCGGACGCCCACGCTGGTCGCCTTCGCGCTGACCGGCCTGTCGGTCAGCCGCGCCGACGAGGCCTGGAAGAAGCACGTCGTTCACGAAGGACTGCACAACACCACGGTTGTCGCCGCCGATTACACCGGCGACGGGAAGGTCGACGTGATCTTCAATGCCGCCGGAAAGACGCGGCTGCTGGTCGCTCCTGACTGGCGGGAGACGATCGTCGACGAGACCCCCGACCATGGAGCGATCCACAGCGAGACCTTCGATATCGACCGAGACGGCGACCCGGACTATATCGGAGCCCGGTACGATCCCGGACTGATCTTCTGGCTGGAGAATCCGGGCGGGGCCCCGGCGGGTTCGTGGAAGTCTCGAACGGTCGATGATCAGATCCACGGCATTCATGGCGTTCTGGTGGGGGACGTCGACGGCGACGGCCGGCTCGATCTGATCGCGAACTCCGGACAGCCGAAGCCGCCGTTTGCGAACTCGGTCGCGTGGTTCCGCGTCCCGGCCGATCCGCGGACGGCGGAGCGTTGGGAGCGGACGATCGCGGCGGACGGCGATGCACCGGGGCTGAGCCACTACCTGGGGCTTGGCGATGTCACGGGCGATCGCCGCAAGGAAATCTTCACCGCGGCCAAGGGGGGCCCGCAGGCGGTGCCGGGGACGGGGGAGTGGTTCGCGTTCTGGGAGCAGCCGCGCGACCCGATGCAGCGGGGCTGGAAGAAGACCATGGTCGCCGCCAATCAGCCTGGGGCGACCAACCTTCATCCCGCGGACGTCAACGGGGATGGCAAGGTCGACATCCTGGCGAGCCGCGGACACGGCGTGGGACTGGTGTGGTACGAGGCGCCCGGGTGGCGGGCTCATGAGTTCGACACGGAACTGCGCTCGCCTCACTGTCTCGCGGTGGTCGACCTGGACCTGGATGGCGATGTGGACGCGGCGACGTGCGCGTATGAGAGCAAGATCGCGGCGTGGTTTGAGAACGACGGGACCGGGCAGTTCCGGAGGCACGTCCTGGACCGCGATCAGTGCGC
- a CDS encoding rhomboid family intramembrane serine protease: MGLDDRDYARDMGRGGWSSPRSDSLFSTAVKTLIVANVIVYVMQLLTAQHDPLSRWFALDPMSVLYGQIWRLTTYDFLHDMGGPWHIFWNMYVLWMAGNHLEEGVLGRREFFGFYLAAGVVSGLCYCLWELASGHPHSAIGASGAVSAVMLFYALRFPDHIWRIFYIIPVPVIAIVFINLIVDLHPVLLQLGGMRGGDGVAHVAHLGGMAFGYFCHRTDFRVTSMLDHFHPLRSLERWKTRRRFRVVRDEEAPAPRAAKDFDAEVDRVLAKVHASGQESLTEAERQILTDASRRYRKS, encoded by the coding sequence ATGGGGCTTGATGATCGGGATTACGCGCGGGACATGGGTCGAGGAGGGTGGTCCAGCCCCCGCTCCGACAGCCTCTTCTCCACGGCGGTCAAGACGCTGATCGTCGCCAACGTCATCGTTTACGTCATGCAGCTCCTGACGGCCCAGCATGACCCGCTGTCGCGGTGGTTCGCGCTCGATCCCATGTCCGTCCTGTACGGCCAGATCTGGCGCCTGACGACTTACGACTTCCTCCACGACATGGGGGGGCCCTGGCACATCTTCTGGAACATGTACGTCCTCTGGATGGCAGGGAACCACCTGGAAGAGGGGGTCCTGGGACGACGGGAGTTCTTTGGATTCTACCTCGCCGCGGGAGTCGTCTCCGGGCTGTGCTACTGCCTGTGGGAACTGGCGTCGGGCCATCCGCACTCGGCGATCGGCGCCTCGGGAGCCGTCTCGGCGGTCATGCTCTTTTACGCGCTCCGTTTCCCGGACCACATCTGGCGGATCTTCTACATCATCCCGGTTCCGGTGATCGCGATCGTGTTCATCAACCTCATCGTCGACCTGCACCCCGTCCTGCTCCAGCTCGGCGGAATGCGGGGCGGCGACGGCGTGGCCCACGTGGCGCACCTGGGAGGGATGGCGTTCGGCTACTTCTGCCATCGGACCGATTTCCGGGTCACGTCGATGCTCGACCACTTCCATCCGTTGCGGTCGCTCGAGCGATGGAAGACGCGGCGACGCTTCCGCGTGGTGCGCGACGAGGAGGCCCCCGCCCCCCGCGCCGCCAAGGACTTCGACGCCGAGGTCGACCGGGTCCTGGCCAAGGTCCATGCCAGCGGTCAGGAGAGCCTGACGGAGGCGGAACGGCAGATCCTCACGGACGCGAGCCGCCGTTACCGCAAGTCCTAG
- the truA gene encoding tRNA pseudouridine(38-40) synthase TruA encodes MTNLRLTLSYDGTDFAGWQVQPNQRTVQDEVEKGIENLTGERVRVMCAGRTDAGVHALSQVINFRTTSSIPPEKWRPALQTRLPPDIVIRSAEGVPDDFHATYSAKSKRYRYLILNSRVDDPFLRRFAWRLGYRLNVSDMHRAAQVLVGTHDFRSFESNWPNKASSVRSVYDVAVRRIRQHDLFLPKALLTPGGAEEAPDEPLVCVEIEANGFLYNMVRSIVGTLVNIGRGTWPVESMKRILESMHRLHAGDTSPAQGLFMATANYDRDMGGEPGVPDEGDGTEE; translated from the coding sequence ATGACCAACCTTCGTCTTACACTCTCCTACGACGGAACCGACTTCGCGGGATGGCAGGTGCAGCCCAATCAGCGGACGGTCCAGGACGAGGTCGAAAAGGGAATCGAAAACCTGACCGGGGAGCGGGTCCGCGTGATGTGCGCCGGGCGGACCGACGCCGGCGTCCACGCCCTCTCGCAAGTGATCAACTTCCGGACAACGTCGTCGATTCCGCCCGAAAAGTGGCGCCCCGCGCTTCAGACGCGGCTTCCCCCGGACATCGTGATCCGCAGCGCCGAAGGGGTCCCCGACGACTTCCACGCGACGTATTCCGCCAAGAGCAAGCGGTATCGCTACCTGATTCTCAACAGCCGCGTCGACGATCCCTTTCTGCGGCGATTCGCCTGGCGGCTCGGCTACCGGCTCAACGTTTCCGACATGCACCGGGCGGCGCAGGTCCTGGTCGGAACGCATGACTTCCGCAGTTTCGAATCGAACTGGCCCAACAAGGCGTCCAGCGTCCGTTCGGTCTACGACGTCGCCGTCCGTCGGATCCGGCAGCATGACCTTTTCCTGCCGAAGGCCCTGTTGACGCCCGGGGGAGCGGAGGAGGCGCCGGATGAGCCGCTGGTTTGCGTGGAGATCGAGGCCAACGGCTTTCTCTACAACATGGTCCGGTCGATCGTCGGGACGCTGGTCAACATCGGCCGCGGGACTTGGCCCGTCGAGTCGATGAAGCGGATCCTGGAGTCAATGCACCGCCTGCACGCCGGGGACACGTCGCCGGCCCAGGGGCTGTTTATGGCGACGGCCAATTACGACCGCGACATGGGAGGGGAACCGGGCGTCCCGGACGAAGGGGACGGGACGGAGGAGTAA
- a CDS encoding ammonium transporter codes for MLRKCALALLAMVLWTTALTPTVGAQETPPAAAAPAASETPAAPAAPSAEAASAAAPAAAPAYDTGSTAWIMVSAALVFFMMPGLALFYGGMVRSKNLLNMFMVVMVCVPLIAIEWVAYGYNMAFSVNSVITSDAGKNDDGTDKPKLSYLAWEPGLVFLKAFTPTDPMKFDDTYGRQLTSGDTVGSVPVGIPELMFAMFQMMFAIITPALIVGAVAERVKFSAWCLFTVLWATIVYNPVAHWVWNVNGWLFQKGVMDFAGGTVVHVLAGVSALALILILPKRRGYPGPQFVPHSVGWTLMGAGMLMVGWFGFNAGSAIAVGKDFLPVAGAVSVMAFATTAIAGSAATGSWMFAEWLKVGKPTALGVASGMVAGLVVITPCAGHVSPGGALVIGLIGGLVCFLAVQAKPKLGYDDSLDVVGVHGVGGALGALLVGYFAVRPVMGGMEQVKLQAIGLVSTGVYAFVLTIILGLLIHKTIGFTVSETTEEEGLDINEHGESAYHYN; via the coding sequence ATGCTCAGAAAGTGCGCGCTCGCTCTCCTCGCCATGGTCCTCTGGACCACGGCCTTGACGCCGACTGTCGGTGCTCAGGAAACACCCCCTGCTGCGGCCGCGCCAGCGGCCTCTGAAACGCCAGCCGCCCCGGCGGCGCCCTCTGCTGAGGCGGCCTCCGCCGCGGCTCCGGCCGCCGCTCCGGCCTATGACACCGGTTCGACCGCGTGGATCATGGTCAGTGCGGCCCTCGTGTTCTTCATGATGCCGGGCCTCGCCCTGTTCTACGGCGGGATGGTCCGCTCGAAGAACCTGCTCAACATGTTCATGGTCGTCATGGTCTGCGTCCCGCTCATCGCAATTGAGTGGGTGGCCTACGGCTACAACATGGCCTTCTCCGTGAACTCCGTCATCACGTCCGATGCCGGAAAGAATGACGACGGCACCGACAAGCCGAAGCTGAGCTACCTGGCCTGGGAGCCGGGGCTCGTCTTCCTGAAGGCTTTCACGCCGACGGATCCGATGAAGTTCGACGATACCTACGGTCGCCAGCTCACCAGCGGTGACACGGTCGGCTCGGTTCCGGTCGGGATTCCCGAGCTGATGTTCGCGATGTTCCAGATGATGTTCGCCATCATCACCCCGGCCCTGATCGTCGGTGCCGTGGCCGAACGCGTGAAGTTCAGTGCGTGGTGTCTCTTCACCGTCCTGTGGGCCACGATCGTCTACAACCCGGTGGCCCACTGGGTGTGGAACGTCAACGGCTGGCTGTTCCAGAAGGGTGTCATGGACTTCGCCGGTGGTACGGTCGTCCACGTCCTCGCCGGTGTCTCCGCTCTCGCCCTGATCCTGATTCTTCCGAAGCGTCGGGGCTACCCCGGTCCGCAGTTCGTTCCGCATAGCGTTGGCTGGACCCTGATGGGGGCCGGCATGCTGATGGTGGGCTGGTTTGGATTCAACGCCGGTTCGGCCATCGCCGTCGGCAAGGACTTCCTGCCGGTCGCCGGTGCCGTCTCCGTGATGGCCTTCGCCACAACCGCCATCGCCGGCAGTGCCGCGACGGGCTCCTGGATGTTCGCCGAATGGCTCAAGGTTGGTAAGCCGACCGCCCTCGGCGTCGCGTCGGGAATGGTGGCGGGCCTCGTCGTGATCACCCCCTGTGCCGGCCACGTCAGCCCGGGCGGTGCCCTGGTGATCGGTCTGATCGGCGGTCTCGTCTGCTTCCTCGCGGTTCAGGCCAAGCCGAAGCTTGGATACGACGACTCGCTGGACGTCGTCGGCGTCCACGGTGTCGGTGGAGCCCTCGGTGCTCTCCTGGTTGGTTACTTCGCGGTTCGTCCGGTGATGGGCGGCATGGAGCAGGTCAAGCTGCAGGCCATCGGCCTCGTCTCGACCGGCGTCTACGCCTTCGTCCTGACGATCATCCTCGGTCTCCTGATCCACAAGACGATCGGCTTCACGGTCAGCGAAACGACCGAAGAAGAAGGTCTGGATATCAACGAGCACGGCGAATCGGCTTACCACTACAACTGA
- a CDS encoding ammonium transporter produces the protein MDTMWVLIAGMLVFWMNAGFALVESGLCQAKNCTNILAKNFIVFAASALSFWVIGWGLMFGDGTPYYGQQGLFFAAGEDNSPALGSAYAAMNPFSTEEYKGVYGAINWTPVPFWAKFFFQTVFAGTAATIVSGAVAERIKFMAFLIFSFILVAFVYPISGHWIWGGGFLGANNFRDFAGCTVVHSVGGWAALAGILVLGPRIGKYAKDGKVIPIPGHSLTSASLGVFILWLGWFGFNPGSTMSVGDGKAISHVLVATNMGACTGSLAALVVAWVLLGKPDLSMILNGCLAGLVAVTAPCAFITIQSAAIVGAIGGALAVVGVLFFDKLKIDDPVGALSVHLLNGVFGTLAVALFYNYDIASTIAALPPVDSSGAVIPADKWTMMDQLMVQLKGIGAVGVWSFATSLVIFLVLKITMGIRVTSEEEFEGLDVGEHGNECYPNFLAKPLIHTASHG, from the coding sequence ATGGACACGATGTGGGTTCTTATCGCCGGCATGCTCGTGTTCTGGATGAACGCCGGATTCGCTCTCGTGGAGAGCGGTCTGTGCCAGGCGAAGAACTGCACGAACATCCTCGCCAAGAATTTCATCGTCTTCGCCGCGTCCGCCCTCTCGTTCTGGGTGATCGGCTGGGGCCTGATGTTCGGCGATGGAACCCCGTACTACGGCCAGCAGGGGCTGTTCTTTGCCGCGGGTGAAGACAACTCGCCGGCTCTCGGTTCCGCCTACGCGGCGATGAACCCGTTCTCGACCGAGGAGTACAAGGGCGTTTACGGCGCGATCAACTGGACCCCGGTCCCGTTCTGGGCCAAGTTCTTCTTCCAGACCGTGTTCGCCGGGACTGCCGCCACGATCGTGTCCGGGGCGGTGGCCGAGCGAATCAAGTTCATGGCGTTTCTGATTTTCAGCTTCATCCTCGTCGCCTTCGTCTACCCGATCAGCGGTCACTGGATCTGGGGGGGCGGGTTCCTGGGAGCGAACAACTTCCGCGACTTCGCCGGCTGCACGGTGGTTCACTCCGTGGGAGGCTGGGCGGCCCTGGCCGGGATCTTGGTCCTGGGGCCCCGCATCGGCAAGTACGCGAAGGATGGCAAGGTCATTCCGATTCCTGGTCACAGCCTGACGTCGGCTTCACTCGGCGTGTTCATCCTGTGGCTCGGCTGGTTCGGATTCAATCCGGGCTCGACGATGTCGGTCGGCGACGGCAAGGCGATCAGCCATGTCCTCGTCGCAACCAATATGGGTGCCTGCACGGGGTCTCTCGCCGCTCTGGTGGTGGCCTGGGTCCTTCTCGGCAAACCGGACCTCAGCATGATCCTCAACGGGTGCCTCGCTGGCCTTGTGGCCGTGACTGCTCCGTGTGCCTTCATCACCATCCAGTCGGCGGCAATCGTCGGTGCGATCGGCGGTGCGCTGGCGGTCGTAGGTGTGCTGTTCTTCGACAAGTTGAAGATTGACGACCCGGTGGGGGCTCTGTCGGTGCACCTGCTCAACGGTGTCTTTGGAACGCTGGCCGTCGCCCTGTTCTACAACTACGACATCGCCTCCACGATCGCGGCCCTTCCGCCGGTCGATTCGTCCGGGGCCGTGATCCCCGCCGACAAGTGGACGATGATGGATCAGCTCATGGTTCAGCTCAAGGGGATCGGGGCGGTCGGCGTCTGGTCGTTCGCCACCTCGCTGGTCATCTTCCTGGTCCTCAAGATCACGATGGGAATCCGGGTCACCTCGGAAGAGGAATTCGAAGGTCTCGATGTCGGCGAACACGGCAACGAGTGCTACCCGAACTTCCTGGCCAAGCCGCTGATCCACACGGCTTCCCACGGCTGA
- a CDS encoding YciI family protein, whose amino-acid sequence MRVMVIIKADKDSEAGVMPNTELLTQMGQFNEELVKAGVMLAGEGLHPSSKGARVRFSGKERTVIDGPFAETKELIAGFWLWQVRSMAEAIEWLKRCPNPMEGTSEVEIRPVFEMEDFGEAMSPELRDQEDRLRTEITAQQQKK is encoded by the coding sequence ATGCGAGTTATGGTCATCATCAAGGCGGACAAGGACAGCGAAGCGGGCGTCATGCCGAACACCGAGCTGCTGACCCAGATGGGGCAGTTCAACGAGGAACTCGTCAAGGCGGGCGTGATGCTCGCAGGCGAAGGCCTGCACCCCAGCTCGAAGGGGGCCCGCGTCCGGTTCTCCGGAAAGGAACGAACCGTGATCGACGGGCCGTTCGCAGAGACCAAGGAGCTGATCGCCGGATTCTGGCTCTGGCAGGTCCGCTCGATGGCGGAAGCGATCGAGTGGCTCAAGCGGTGCCCCAACCCGATGGAGGGAACGTCGGAGGTCGAGATCCGCCCGGTCTTCGAGATGGAAGACTTCGGCGAAGCGATGTCCCCCGAGCTCCGCGACCAAGAGGACCGCCTCCGCACGGAGATCACCGCTCAGCAGCAGAAGAAGTAG
- a CDS encoding SRPBCC family protein, translating into MLKILLIVAAVIAVLLVTTLVLAATKPDIFEVRRTAAIKAPPEKIAAVIEDFQTWGQWSPYEKVDPDMKRTYSGAQAGRGAVYEWDGDNNIGAGRMEIVEASPKGVGIDFRMSRPMTCHNEIAFTLEPAGDSTNVTWMMRGPNTYFGKLIQTFISMERMVGSQQEEGLQNLKTLLEGSK; encoded by the coding sequence ATGCTCAAGATCCTGTTGATTGTCGCGGCAGTGATTGCCGTTCTGCTCGTCACGACACTCGTCCTGGCCGCTACGAAGCCGGACATCTTCGAGGTCCGGCGGACGGCGGCCATCAAGGCCCCGCCGGAAAAGATCGCGGCGGTCATCGAGGACTTTCAGACCTGGGGCCAATGGTCCCCCTACGAGAAAGTCGATCCGGACATGAAGCGGACCTACTCCGGGGCGCAGGCGGGCCGGGGGGCCGTTTATGAATGGGACGGAGACAACAACATCGGGGCGGGACGGATGGAGATCGTGGAGGCCTCTCCGAAGGGGGTCGGAATCGACTTCCGGATGTCGCGGCCCATGACCTGCCACAACGAAATCGCCTTCACGCTCGAGCCGGCGGGCGACTCAACGAACGTCACCTGGATGATGCGCGGTCCGAACACCTACTTCGGGAAGCTGATCCAGACGTTCATCAGCATGGAGCGGATGGTCGGCAGCCAGCAGGAAGAAGGGCTGCAGAACCTCAAGACGCTCCTCGAAGGCTCCAAGTAA
- a CDS encoding YciI family protein: MASAYMLIFRDTTPAVYEAMTSDQKDAALRDWNAWHDDLAAEGRFQHGHPLDGEGRVVSGARGETIVDGPFVEAKEAIGGYFLITAESLDEATAFARKCPNLKNGMVVEVRPVRGSCHLAQALGRETMR; this comes from the coding sequence ATGGCCTCCGCCTACATGCTGATCTTCCGCGACACGACTCCGGCTGTATACGAGGCGATGACCTCCGACCAGAAGGACGCGGCCCTCCGGGACTGGAACGCCTGGCACGACGACCTGGCCGCCGAGGGGCGCTTTCAGCACGGCCATCCGCTCGATGGCGAAGGCCGGGTCGTTTCCGGCGCTCGCGGAGAAACAATCGTCGACGGCCCGTTCGTTGAGGCCAAGGAGGCGATCGGCGGGTACTTCCTGATCACGGCCGAGAGCCTCGACGAGGCGACCGCCTTCGCCAGAAAGTGCCCCAACCTCAAGAACGGAATGGTGGTCGAGGTCCGCCCCGTGCGCGGCAGTTGTCATCTGGCCCAGGCCCTCGGCCGAGAGACGATGCGGTAA